The genomic region CGGGTCCAGGGCGGCGAGCGGGAGCCGGAGGAGCTGCGGCTGCTCATCGAGGACGGCGGCGCCCCCGCCGTGCGGGTCGCCTGGGCCGACCGCGAGGGTGGCGGCGGCGCCATCGTCCTGCGCACCCTGGACCTGGACGAGGCCCGGGCGGCGGGCGAGGTCACCGGCAGCGTGCGCGACGCGCGGGCGGGCAACGAGCACAGGGCGGCCGGTGAGATCGCCCTCAACCTCCTCGACGACACCTCCGCCAAGTGGCTCTCCTGGCGCGACGCCGACCGGCTGGAGTTCACCCTGACCGAACCCGTCCACGTCCGGCACTACGTCCTGGTCTCCGCCAACGACTTCGCCGACCGCGACCCGTGCGCCTGGGAGCTCAGCGGGTCGGTCGACGGGCACACGTGGGCCACCCTCGACACCCGCTCCGACGAGTTCTTCCCCGGACGGCACCTGCCCCGCGACTTCCACGTGAGCGGCCCCGAGGCGGACACGCCGTACCGTTACCTGCGCCTGGAGATCACCCGCAACTGCGGCGGCTCCGAACTCCAACTCGAGCGGGTGCGGTTCTTCTCCGCCGACCGCACCTACGAGTCCTTCACCGGGCACCGCTACGCCGCGGGCCAGGCGTCCGCGCCGTTCGCGGGAGTCGTCGGCGACCTGGTGACCGGCACCCCGCACTCCGTCGAGGACTGGCGGTCCTTCCTCGCCGAGTTCAGCGCCGACATGCTGCGTGCGCTGGACGAGGGCGACCTGTACACCACCAGCGAGGAGCAGCGCTCGGCGTCCTGGCTGGGCTACGACGGAGCCACCGGGGAGCAGATCGCGGCGCTGGAGCAGCGGCTCGGCCGCCCCCTCCCGCCCGGCTACCGCGCCTTCCTCGCCGCGTCCGACGGCTGGAGCACCATGGGCACGTTCATGTACAGCCTGCGCGGCACCGCCACCGTCGGCTGGCTGGCCGACCTGGCGGACGAGGCCCTTCCCGAGGAGTACCTGGAGGGGGAGGAGCTGGTCGGACCGGCGCTGCTGGTCTCCGACGAGGGCGACGCCCAGTACTGGCTGCTGGACGCGGGCGACGTCTCGCCCGACGGCGAGTGGGCCGCCTACGTGTGGGCGAGCTGGTACCCCGGGCTCGGTGAGCGCCACCGGTCCTTCGCCGACCTGGTCGTCGACGAGCGCGCCTCCTTCGAGGAGCTGAGCGGTGCCGAGGGGCGGCCGGTACGCCCGGAGGGCGCCGAGGAACTGCTGGCCCAGGGACGTCGCGCGGCCCTGAACGGCCGGGTCGACGACGCCCTGGACACCCTGCGCCGAGCCGAGGAGAAGGGGTCGGGAGCGGCCGCCTACCTGAGAGTGGTGCTCTCGGCGTTCCTCGACGCCCGCGCGACCCACCACAAGCTGCGCGGCCTGCTCCGCCGCCCGCACGTGGTGGCCGAGATCGGCACCGACCAGGTCCGTACCGAGGCGGTCCCGCTCTTCCTGCGCGCCGCCGGACAGGACGCGGCCGGCAACGCGGCCCACGCGATCCGGCTCCTGGGCGAGATCGTGCCCGACCCCGACCTGCCGGCGACCGTCCCCGACAGCGAGGCCTGGCTCGCCGCGCACCGCGCGCCGGAGCCGCCCGCCTTCGAGCGTGCCCTCGACACGGCACGCGACCTGGCCGCCCGCGGGGCCACGGACGACGCCTGGGCGGTCATCGAGAAGGCCCTGCCGGAGTGGTATCCGCCGGCGCCCCACCGGATCGCCCCGGTGGTGCTGCTCACCGACCCCGCCCTGAAGGAGGTGGTCACGCCCCGGCGGGCCCGGGAGGCGGTGTTCACGCCGAAGGGTGAACGGCCGGGGGCCGAGGGCTGAGGAGCGGACGGCGGGCCCACGTCCGGCGGGCGGGGGAGCGCGCGGACCCGCTGTGCGAGGATCGGACCCGTCCACACTCCGGAGGCCTGGTCACCGTGTACGTACCGAACGCACTCCTGGGCCGGCTCGTCGGTCGCCGGCTCTACTCGGTGCAGTTCGTGCTGGACCGCGTCCAGCTGTGGTTCGACGGCGAGGCCTCCGGAGACACGCCCTCGCTCATCTGTGACGTTCCGCCCCGCGTGGACGTGGACGGGCGGTGCCTCGGCCCGACGGACCCGGGGTGGAGGGACGCGCTGTGCGGCCTCATCGGCCAGGACGTCGTCGCCACCCACGAGGCGACGGGCAGCGGGCTCCGGCTCGACTTCGCCCGGGGCGCGATCCGGCTCCATCCGGCCCAGGAGGAGATCGAAGGCCCGGAGATCGCCCATCTCTCCGGCTTCGAGGACCGCTCCTGGATGGTGTGGCGGCCGGGAGAGGACACGTTCGAGGACCTGTGACGCCGAAGGCCCGGGCCGTGGCCGGCCGCGTGAGGCCTTCGGCGCCGACCCGCCGAGGCGGGCCCGCGCCGAAGGCCGGGCCGGTGCGCCGGTCAGGCGCGGTCGACCAGGAGTTCCCCGTCGGTGGCGCTGCGACCGCTCAGGCCGCCGCCGTAGTTGGCCTCCACCCGCGCGCGCTCGGAGGCGTTGGGATAGCGGCTGGTGCAGTCGACCCCGCCGGTGGAACCGGACATGAGCGACGAGCACGGGCCGGGCTTGGCGTCGGGCAGCCCCAGGCTGTGGCCGAGCTCGTGCGCGGCGATGCGCACCGCGTCGTAGCCGGCGTCGGTGCCCTGGCGGCCCATCCAGACGGTCACCTGCCCGCCGGGGCGCACCGGGCCCAGGTGGGCGCGGGGCCAGCCGTCGTCGGCGATGATGCGGATCTCGGCGCGCTGCCAGGCGGAGGCGGGCGCCAGACGGACGTTGCCGACGCTGGAGTTCCACACGCGCACGGCCGAGGAGACGGCGGAGGTGTACTCCGCGGCCTGGCTCGCGTCGTAGTACAGGACGGTCTGGCGCAGCGGCTGGGACCGCTCCGCGGTCGCGGCGGTGGCCGGGGCGGTGCCCACCAACGTCAGCGCGAGCGCACTCAGGGTGATCAGGAGGGGTGTGAGGATCCGTCTCAACATGGGGGTTCCCTGGGGGTGAGGGGGTTGATCTCATCGGTGACCGGGTGAGGTCGCCCCGATGCTATGTGTAGCGTCGTATCACCACAAGGAGTGCAGAACGCGCAATTTCGGCGTCCCGTCCACCCCCATGCGCCCTCCGGCCGGAGCCGGGTCCACACGCCACATCGCCCCCTTCGAATCAACTCATGGCCGACGAAGCGGTGGCCGTGCGGTCGTGCCGACCGCCCACCCCTGGGACGGCACGGCCTCCCGCACGGCCGGGAACGTCCTGGCCCGGGAGTCGTCCGAGAACGAGGGGTTCGGGATCCGTGTGGTGCCGGGGGCGGCCGTCGTCTCCACGATCGACTCCGGCACCATCACGTCCGCGGCGGTGGTCACCTGAGCCCCCGAGTCCGGTGTCGGACAGGGCCTCGGTCAGCGTGAGCGGTCCTCGGGGGTGAGGGTCCGCGTCCAGAGGGAGTCTCCGTTGGCGTCACGCAGGAAGACGGTGAGCTCCTTGCTCTGCCGGTCGATCTCGATCTCGCCGAAGTGCTGGAAGCCGTCGAGCGGCGAGGTGTTCGCCACCGGCGGCGCGTTCTGGAACACCACCTCGGGCCCGAAGGTGGGGTCGAGTGCGTTCGGCCCGAACGCACCGGCGTGCAGCGGCCCGGACACGAACTCCCAGAACGGGGTGAACTCGCGGCTGCTCGCACGCTCGGGGGAGTAGTGGTGCGCGGCCGTGTAGTGGACGTCGGCCGTCACCCACACCACGTTCCGCGCACCCCGGCGGTGCAGGCCGTGCAGCACCTCGTCGAGTTCGGCCTCGCGCCCGCGCGGCGCGCCGGGCAGGCCGTTGGCCACCGCCTCGATGTCCTGGCCGTCGCGCACGACCACGCCGAGGGGCATGTCCGAGGCGATCACCTTCCAGGTCGCGGTGGAGGCCGACACCCCGTCGACCAGCCAGCGTGCCTGCGCCTCGCCGAGGACGCGTTCGAAAGCGGCCGTTCCCCCCGAGTTGGCGTCCCGGTAGGGCCGCATGTCGATGACGAAGACGTCCAGGTCGGGGCCGTAGGACAGCTTGCGGTAGATCCTGCCGTCCACCGCCTCGGCCGGGACGATGGGCATCCACTCGTGGAACGCCCGGTGGGCCCGCCTGGCCAGCCGATCGACATCGGTCTCGGTGTAGCGGTCGTCGTCGAGGATCTCGCCCGGGTACCAGTTGTTGACGACCTCGTGGTCGTCCCACTGCACGATCTGCGGAACCCGGGCGGCGAAGCCGCGCAGTGCGTCGTCGAGCAGGTTGTAGGCGTACTGGCCGCGGTACTCGGCCAGCGTCTGCGCGACCGCCGCCTTCTCCTCGGTGACCACGTTGCGCCACGTGCGCCCGTCGGGCAGTACGACGCTCTCCTGGAGCGGTCCGTCGGCGTAGACGGCATCGCCCAGGTGGAGGAAGAAGTCCGGGTCGCGGTCGGCCATGGCGGCGAAGATCGGCATGCCGCCGATGTCGGGGTTGATGCCCCACCCCTGGCCGGCGACGTCTCCGGAGAACACGAAACGGATCGTGTCGTCGTCGGCGCCTCCGGCGGTACGGAAGCCGCCTTCGAGGACTTCACTGGAGTACCGTCCGCTTTCGGCGTGCACGCGCAGGTACACCTCCTGGCCCGCGTCGAGCCCGGTGATGCGGACCCGTCCCGTACCGTCACCGGCCGGGGTGAGCTGTGGCCCGCGGACGGTGCGTGCGTCGCGGAAGTCGGGCCGGGTGGCGACCTCGACGACCATCCGTGCGGGGCGGTCGGCCCGTGTCCAGACCACGGCACCGTCGACGCGGGGGTCGCCGAGTTGGATGCCGTGCGTCAGGACCGGGCGGTTGTTCCTGCCCTGGGCCAGGGCGGGACCGGCCCCGCCTCCGGCCAGGAGGACGCCTGCTGTGCCCGTGGCGCCCAGGCTGAGGGCGGATCGACGTGAGAGGTGGGTGCGCGGCATGGAGGCTCCTCGTTGCGGGGGAGTGGTCACCCACGGTTTCTATCGGGCACGTCCGTCCCCTGTTTGAACGAGAGCCGTCACCTGGACGAATACGACCCACGGCCGTCGGCCCCACCGCGGGCGCGCGGGCACGCCCGGTTCCCGCCGTCAGTGGAGTGTCTGAGCGCCGATGACCGAGAGCACCTGGAGCTTCTCGTGGCTCTCGGTGCCGGGGACGGCGGTGTAGACCATCAGATGATGGGCCTGGCCGGGGTCGACCAGCCGCTGGCAGTTCAACTCCAGCGCGCCGACCTCGGGGTGGACGAAGTGCTTGACCTCGTGGGGGCGGATCCCGATCTCGTGGTCGCCCCACACCCGCCGGAACTCCTCACTGCGTGCCAGCAGCAGGTCGGCCAGGTGGGCGGCGCGGGACTCGGGGCCGCGGAGGGTGACGAGCTCACGCAGCCCCGCGGCGTACATCCGCGTCAGGAACGGGTGTTCCTCCGGCGCGTAGATCCGCCGGGAGGCGGGGTCGGTGAACCACCGGTACCCCGCGCTACGAGCGGGCCCGGTGTACCGCGTCGTGTCGCCGGTCAGCGCGACGCCCATCGGGGACTGCCGCAGGGTTTCGCCGAGCTCGCTGGAGATCTCGGCGGGTGTGTCGTCCAGGCGGTCGAGCACGCGCAGGAGCCCGGGGCTGATGTGCTCGTTGGACGTGCCCCTGGCGGGCGGGTTGTGGCCGGCCAGGCGGAACAGGTGGTCGCGCTCGTCGAGCGACATGTGCAGGCCCTGGGCGATCGAGGCGAGCATCCGTTGCGAGGGCTGGGGGCCGCGTTCCCGCTCCAGGCGGGAGTAGTAGTCGGCCGACATGTGACACAACGACGCGACTTCCTCGCGCCGTAGCCCGTTCGTCCTGCGGCGCTGTCCGCGCGGCAGACCGACGTCCTCCGGCTGTAGTGCCTCACGCCGGCTGCGGAGGAACTCCGCCAACCCGGTGCGGTCGATCACGACGCCCCCTCTCGAATGCTGCCTCGTTTGCCATGTCTACCGCGAGCGGACGCCGGTAGCCACGACCCGCCGATCCCCCCATACGGAGCGCAGGGGCGGCCCGGCGAGCCTGTGATCGGGAGGTCCTGGATAGGTCCGTGCCGTCCGACGAGGATCGATGCCGAGGCCCGAACCGGCGCCGGGGGAGCGAGCGGACGTGTGGTCGCCGACCGCCCCGGACGTGGACGACCGTGACCGACGCCTTCGGTGGTCTCGACACCGTGGTCGCCCGCGCTGGAGTCCCCCGCGCCGAAGTCCTCGTGCGGTCGAAGAGTTCCGGGTCGCCCCGGCGAGGAGGGCTCGCCGGCGCATCCACAGTCACGACATCAAGGAGCAGGACCATGCCACGTGGAACCATCGACATCACCCTGCCGGATCTGACCGGCAAGCGCGTCGTCGTCACCGGCGCGAGCGACGGGATGGGCCTGGGGATGGCCAGGCAGCTGACCGCCGCGGGCGCCGAGGTGATCATCCCCGTGCGCAACCAGCGCAAGGGCGAGGCCGCGATCGCCGCGATCCGGCACGCGGTGGCTGGCGCCGACGTGTCGCTGCGCGGCCTCGACCTGGCCTCACTCGACTCGGTCGCCGCCCTGGGCGACACCCTGCGAGAGGAGGGCAGGCCGATCCACATCCTGATCAACAACGCCGGCGTGATGAGGCCCCCGAACCGGCAGACCACGGCCGACGGCTACGAGATCCAGTTCGGTACCAACCACCTCGGCCATT from Nocardiopsis aegyptia harbors:
- a CDS encoding SMI1/KNR4 family protein, which gives rise to MLEHTPALVFHTERQRAGTGEWLPDHRLVVRFEPDAAVPLAQLGWRDLDGAEAVAGFDPAMTTFTGARITPHGTSHAWRGRLAERLPDRPGHWFRVQGGEREPEELRLLIEDGGAPAVRVAWADREGGGGAIVLRTLDLDEARAAGEVTGSVRDARAGNEHRAAGEIALNLLDDTSAKWLSWRDADRLEFTLTEPVHVRHYVLVSANDFADRDPCAWELSGSVDGHTWATLDTRSDEFFPGRHLPRDFHVSGPEADTPYRYLRLEITRNCGGSELQLERVRFFSADRTYESFTGHRYAAGQASAPFAGVVGDLVTGTPHSVEDWRSFLAEFSADMLRALDEGDLYTTSEEQRSASWLGYDGATGEQIAALEQRLGRPLPPGYRAFLAASDGWSTMGTFMYSLRGTATVGWLADLADEALPEEYLEGEELVGPALLVSDEGDAQYWLLDAGDVSPDGEWAAYVWASWYPGLGERHRSFADLVVDERASFEELSGAEGRPVRPEGAEELLAQGRRAALNGRVDDALDTLRRAEEKGSGAAAYLRVVLSAFLDARATHHKLRGLLRRPHVVAEIGTDQVRTEAVPLFLRAAGQDAAGNAAHAIRLLGEIVPDPDLPATVPDSEAWLAAHRAPEPPAFERALDTARDLAARGATDDAWAVIEKALPEWYPPAPHRIAPVVLLTDPALKEVVTPRRAREAVFTPKGERPGAEG
- a CDS encoding snapalysin family zinc-dependent metalloprotease, whose product is MLRRILTPLLITLSALALTLVGTAPATAATAERSQPLRQTVLYYDASQAAEYTSAVSSAVRVWNSSVGNVRLAPASAWQRAEIRIIADDGWPRAHLGPVRPGGQVTVWMGRQGTDAGYDAVRIAAHELGHSLGLPDAKPGPCSSLMSGSTGGVDCTSRYPNASERARVEANYGGGLSGRSATDGELLVDRA
- a CDS encoding alkaline phosphatase D family protein yields the protein MPRTHLSRRSALSLGATGTAGVLLAGGGAGPALAQGRNNRPVLTHGIQLGDPRVDGAVVWTRADRPARMVVEVATRPDFRDARTVRGPQLTPAGDGTGRVRITGLDAGQEVYLRVHAESGRYSSEVLEGGFRTAGGADDDTIRFVFSGDVAGQGWGINPDIGGMPIFAAMADRDPDFFLHLGDAVYADGPLQESVVLPDGRTWRNVVTEEKAAVAQTLAEYRGQYAYNLLDDALRGFAARVPQIVQWDDHEVVNNWYPGEILDDDRYTETDVDRLARRAHRAFHEWMPIVPAEAVDGRIYRKLSYGPDLDVFVIDMRPYRDANSGGTAAFERVLGEAQARWLVDGVSASTATWKVIASDMPLGVVVRDGQDIEAVANGLPGAPRGREAELDEVLHGLHRRGARNVVWVTADVHYTAAHHYSPERASSREFTPFWEFVSGPLHAGAFGPNALDPTFGPEVVFQNAPPVANTSPLDGFQHFGEIEIDRQSKELTVFLRDANGDSLWTRTLTPEDRSR
- a CDS encoding helix-turn-helix transcriptional regulator, whose amino-acid sequence is MIDRTGLAEFLRSRREALQPEDVGLPRGQRRRTNGLRREEVASLCHMSADYYSRLERERGPQPSQRMLASIAQGLHMSLDERDHLFRLAGHNPPARGTSNEHISPGLLRVLDRLDDTPAEISSELGETLRQSPMGVALTGDTTRYTGPARSAGYRWFTDPASRRIYAPEEHPFLTRMYAAGLRELVTLRGPESRAAHLADLLLARSEEFRRVWGDHEIGIRPHEVKHFVHPEVGALELNCQRLVDPGQAHHLMVYTAVPGTESHEKLQVLSVIGAQTLH